A window of Leptotrichia wadei contains these coding sequences:
- a CDS encoding bifunctional 3,4-dihydroxy-2-butanone-4-phosphate synthase/GTP cyclohydrolase II: MAENKAKFDTVEAAIEDLKKGIPVVVVDDEDRENEGDLIIPADTVTYETLNFIINEARGLMCVPMSRKRAEELELNPMVQHNTDYFGTAFTISVDSLEGTTTGISTGDRLNTIKDLANPAKTAKDFRKPGHLFPLIAREGGVLERKGHTEAAVDLARLSGFSEVAVIMEILKKNGEMARRNDLFEFCQKHSLKLITIDGLIVYIKKNEKLVKNEATVDIPTQFGNFTFAGYSDKIEHKEYIAVMKGEIKNKENITVRLHSECLTGDVFGSKRCDCQEQLHRALHELEESGEGLLIYLRQEGRGIGILNKLKAYKLQDEGYDTVEANHKLGFSDDLRDYAVAAQIIKDLGIKSIILKTNNPKKIEGLEKYGIRIAGRKEIEIAANDVDKNYLKVKKEKMGHLLKQDL; the protein is encoded by the coding sequence ATGGCAGAAAATAAAGCAAAATTTGATACTGTCGAAGCTGCGATTGAAGACTTGAAAAAAGGTATTCCAGTTGTGGTTGTTGACGATGAAGATAGGGAAAATGAAGGGGATTTGATAATTCCTGCCGATACAGTAACTTATGAAACATTGAACTTTATAATTAATGAAGCACGAGGACTTATGTGTGTGCCAATGTCTAGGAAAAGAGCTGAAGAGCTTGAATTAAATCCAATGGTTCAGCATAATACCGACTATTTTGGAACTGCCTTTACAATTTCAGTCGATTCATTAGAAGGTACAACTACTGGAATTTCTACAGGTGACAGATTAAATACAATAAAAGATTTGGCAAATCCAGCTAAAACTGCAAAGGATTTTAGAAAGCCAGGACATTTATTTCCGTTAATTGCACGTGAAGGCGGTGTACTTGAAAGAAAAGGGCATACTGAAGCGGCTGTTGATCTGGCAAGACTTTCAGGATTTTCTGAAGTGGCTGTAATTATGGAAATTTTAAAGAAAAACGGAGAAATGGCTCGTCGAAATGACTTGTTTGAATTTTGTCAAAAACATAGTTTAAAATTAATTACAATTGATGGTCTGATTGTTTATATAAAAAAAAACGAAAAATTAGTTAAAAATGAAGCAACTGTTGATATTCCAACACAATTTGGAAATTTTACTTTTGCAGGTTATAGCGATAAAATCGAACATAAGGAATATATCGCAGTTATGAAGGGCGAAATAAAAAATAAAGAGAATATCACAGTCAGACTTCACTCTGAATGCCTGACAGGCGATGTCTTCGGTTCAAAACGATGTGATTGCCAAGAACAGCTTCATAGAGCTTTACATGAACTGGAAGAAAGCGGAGAAGGACTTCTGATTTATTTACGTCAGGAAGGGCGTGGAATTGGAATTCTGAATAAACTAAAGGCTTACAAACTTCAGGACGAAGGTTATGATACTGTGGAAGCTAATCATAAATTGGGATTTTCTGACGATTTAAGGGATTATGCCGTAGCAGCACAGATTATAAAGGATCTAGGAATAAAATCAATTATTTTAAAAACCAACAATCCAAAGAAAATCGAAGGATTGGAAAAATATGGAATTAGAATTGCTGGACGCAAGGAAATTGAAATTGCTGCCAACGATGTAGATAAAAATTATTTAAAGGTAAAAAAGGAAAAAATGGGACATTTGTTAAAACAGGATTTATAA
- a CDS encoding riboflavin synthase, giving the protein MFTGLVEETGKVINLAKKNASIEITIRGKKVVEKAQIGDSIAVNGVCLTVTKLKGSDFTADVMFETIERSGLKRAKAGDIVNLEKSLTLATFLGGHLVMGDVDCEAKILSITDKGIAKVYEFQLDENYRNNMKYIVEKGRVTIDGASLTVIDVNDEDGIFSVSLIPHTIENITVGMKKTGDFVNIETDLFGKYVEKILKFDNFDNLKNKEKKSKLTMEFLQKNGF; this is encoded by the coding sequence ATGTTTACTGGTTTAGTTGAAGAAACTGGAAAAGTTATTAATCTTGCGAAAAAAAATGCAAGTATTGAAATTACAATAAGAGGAAAAAAGGTTGTAGAAAAGGCACAAATTGGAGATAGTATCGCTGTAAACGGAGTTTGCTTGACTGTTACCAAATTAAAGGGAAGTGACTTTACGGCAGATGTGATGTTTGAAACTATTGAGAGAAGTGGCTTGAAACGGGCTAAAGCGGGGGATATTGTCAATCTTGAAAAGTCGCTTACGCTTGCAACTTTTTTAGGTGGACATCTTGTTATGGGAGATGTTGACTGCGAGGCTAAAATTTTGTCAATTACGGATAAGGGAATTGCGAAAGTTTATGAGTTTCAGCTGGATGAAAATTATAGAAATAATATGAAATATATCGTTGAAAAAGGGCGTGTAACCATTGACGGGGCGAGTCTTACAGTAATTGATGTCAATGATGAAGATGGAATTTTCTCTGTTTCACTTATTCCGCACACGATTGAAAATATTACGGTTGGAATGAAGAAAACTGGGGATTTTGTGAATATTGAAACAGATTTATTTGGAAAATATGTAGAAAAAATATTGAAATTTGATAATTTTGATAATTTAAAAAATAAAGAAAAAAAATCAAAATTGACAATGGAATTTTTACAAAAAAATGGATTTTAA
- the ribD gene encoding bifunctional diaminohydroxyphosphoribosylaminopyrimidine deaminase/5-amino-6-(5-phosphoribosylamino)uracil reductase RibD, whose protein sequence is MSTNKNNEIDKKYMQIAIELAKKGAGAVNPNPMVGAVVVQDEKVIGTGYHKYFGGPHAEVYALEEAAQNSNDLSNATIYVTLEPCSHYGKTPPCAEKIVKMGLKRCVIGSSDPNPKVAGKGVQILRNAGIEVRENVLKSECDKINQVFFKYIMAKIPYLFLKCAITLDGKIATKTGNSKWITNETAREKVQLYRNKFMGIMVGINTVLVDNPSLTARVENGVNPYRIIIDPHFKTGKNHNIIKENSDEKTIIVTSKNNENSEKQLDFSENSKVKFVFLNGTKFSFKEILRKIGEIGIDSILLEGGQSLISQAFEENVIDAGEIFIANKILGDEKGKSFITGFDREKMDEAVILENVKYNIYDKNVGIEFLQKNYN, encoded by the coding sequence ATGTCTACAAATAAAAATAATGAAATTGATAAAAAATATATGCAAATAGCAATTGAACTAGCAAAAAAAGGAGCTGGGGCGGTAAATCCTAATCCGATGGTCGGAGCGGTTGTTGTTCAAGATGAAAAAGTTATTGGAACTGGCTATCATAAATATTTTGGAGGACCTCACGCTGAAGTTTACGCTTTGGAAGAAGCTGCTCAAAATTCAAACGATTTGTCGAATGCCACGATTTATGTCACATTGGAACCGTGTTCGCATTACGGGAAAACACCACCTTGTGCTGAAAAAATTGTGAAAATGGGGCTAAAAAGATGTGTTATCGGCTCATCTGACCCAAATCCGAAAGTGGCTGGAAAAGGTGTGCAGATATTGAGAAATGCTGGGATTGAAGTGCGTGAAAATGTTTTGAAAAGTGAATGCGATAAAATTAATCAAGTGTTTTTTAAATATATTATGGCAAAAATTCCGTATTTGTTTTTAAAATGTGCGATAACTTTAGATGGGAAAATTGCTACAAAGACAGGAAATTCCAAATGGATTACAAATGAAACTGCTCGTGAAAAAGTTCAGTTGTATCGAAATAAATTTATGGGAATTATGGTTGGAATAAACACGGTTTTAGTTGACAATCCAAGTCTTACTGCAAGAGTTGAAAACGGTGTAAATCCATATAGAATCATTATTGACCCGCATTTTAAAACTGGAAAAAATCACAATATTATTAAAGAAAATAGCGATGAAAAGACAATAATTGTCACATCAAAAAATAACGAAAATTCTGAAAAGCAGCTGGATTTTTCTGAAAATAGCAAAGTTAAATTTGTATTTTTAAATGGTACAAAATTTAGCTTTAAAGAAATTCTTCGTAAAATTGGAGAAATTGGAATTGATTCAATTTTGCTGGAAGGTGGACAATCGCTTATTTCACAGGCATTTGAAGAAAATGTAATTGACGCTGGAGAAATTTTTATTGCCAATAAAATTTTAGGCGATGAAAAAGGGAAGTCTTTTATTACAGGATTTGATAGGGAAAAAATGGATGAAGCTGTGATTTTGGAAAATGTGAAATATAATATTTATGACAAAAATGTGGGAATAGAATTTTTGCAAAAAAATTATAATTAA
- the ribH gene encoding 6,7-dimethyl-8-ribityllumazine synthase — protein sequence MKTFEGKFDGRNAKIGIVAGRFNEFITSKLVGGALDVLKRNDVSEENIDIAWVPGAFEIPLITKKLAKTGKYDAIIALGAVIKGSTPHFDYVCAEVSKGVAQISLQTDLPVIFGVLTTNNIEEAIERAGTKAGNKGSDAAFSAIEMINLIKEIEK from the coding sequence ATGAAAACTTTTGAAGGAAAATTTGATGGAAGAAATGCAAAAATAGGAATTGTAGCTGGGAGATTTAATGAATTTATTACTTCAAAATTAGTTGGAGGCGCTTTAGATGTATTAAAAAGAAATGATGTTTCTGAAGAAAATATTGACATTGCCTGGGTTCCAGGGGCATTTGAAATACCTTTAATTACAAAAAAATTGGCAAAGACAGGAAAATATGATGCAATAATTGCTCTAGGAGCTGTAATAAAAGGTTCAACACCACATTTTGACTATGTTTGTGCAGAAGTTTCAAAAGGAGTGGCTCAAATTTCGTTGCAAACTGACTTGCCTGTAATTTTTGGAGTTTTAACTACAAATAACATTGAAGAAGCTATTGAAAGAGCAGGGACAAAGGCAGGAAACAAAGGGTCAGATGCGGCATTTTCTGCAATTGAAATGATTAATTTAATTAAAGAAATTGAAAAATAA
- a CDS encoding leucine-rich repeat domain-containing protein produces the protein MKNTLKILIFLVFMACSNSKSEELKENKSTNEQMAQINTIPKQDKSCIELGKYNISAEKIELKNKGLEEINCITDYRNVKVLDLRWNKIKDVKPLKNLKKLEVLKINFNQIEDIKPLLNLINIKELWLHNNKISDIRGIGKLTKLEHLDISFNPLKNGIKEISGLKRLKRLELREVPKEIVDYVYEDYHNFMIPEKIFIEQRYPELAKKRENEIKYPNFSKFEDKINGFETVKIIRELSTKEVALNKLPNEVYKIVDEYDKNSEEADDKVEGAAFFTNNVYSIYTLTYPFAYAGQSNSETVFVKNGKVIARDTVNLDSQLESIDGNNLFLSAVAASGGTNYAITDMKSGQMWREEFRDFGLTSSKGMGKVFVTSSKENTVNVRESNDLDSSIIHKLANNVEVEEISDEKDWKYVYFYNKEGGYYMKGYIHKSQLR, from the coding sequence GTGAAAAATACACTTAAAATACTAATTTTTCTAGTATTTATGGCTTGCAGTAACAGTAAAAGCGAGGAATTGAAAGAAAATAAAAGTACAAATGAACAAATGGCACAAATTAATACAATTCCCAAGCAAGATAAAAGCTGTATTGAGCTAGGGAAATATAATATTAGTGCTGAAAAAATAGAATTAAAAAATAAAGGATTGGAGGAGATAAATTGTATAACAGATTATAGAAATGTAAAAGTTCTAGATTTACGTTGGAATAAAATTAAGGATGTAAAACCGTTGAAAAATCTGAAAAAATTGGAAGTTTTAAAAATAAATTTTAATCAGATAGAGGATATAAAGCCTTTGTTAAATTTAATAAATATAAAGGAATTGTGGCTACATAACAATAAAATAAGTGATATTAGAGGAATTGGGAAATTAACAAAATTGGAACATCTGGATATAAGTTTTAATCCGCTAAAAAATGGAATTAAGGAAATTTCTGGATTGAAAAGGTTAAAAAGGCTCGAATTACGGGAAGTTCCAAAGGAAATAGTGGATTATGTGTATGAAGATTATCATAATTTTATGATTCCTGAAAAAATATTTATTGAGCAAAGATATCCAGAACTTGCTAAAAAACGTGAAAATGAAATAAAATATCCAAATTTTTCAAAGTTTGAAGATAAAATAAACGGTTTTGAAACTGTGAAAATTATAAGGGAACTTTCCACAAAAGAAGTTGCATTGAATAAATTGCCTAACGAAGTTTATAAAATAGTTGATGAGTATGATAAAAACTCTGAAGAAGCTGATGATAAAGTGGAGGGAGCAGCTTTTTTTACAAATAATGTTTATTCAATATACACTCTTACTTATCCTTTTGCTTATGCTGGGCAGTCAAATAGTGAAACTGTCTTTGTGAAAAATGGAAAAGTGATTGCAAGAGATACTGTAAATTTAGATTCTCAATTGGAAAGTATTGATGGAAATAATCTGTTTTTATCGGCAGTTGCAGCAAGCGGGGGAACAAATTATGCAATAACTGATATGAAAAGTGGACAGATGTGGCGAGAAGAATTCAGAGATTTTGGATTAACATCGTCTAAGGGAATGGGTAAAGTTTTTGTAACATCTTCAAAGGAAAATACTGTCAATGTAAGAGAAAGCAATGACTTAGACAGTTCAATAATTCATAAATTAGCGAATAATGTTGAAGTTGAAGAAATTTCAGATGAGAAAGACTGGAAATATGTGTATTTTTATAATAAAGAGGGGGGATATTATATGAAAGGGTATATACATAAGAGTCAGTTAAGATAA